From the Panthera leo isolate Ple1 chromosome C1, P.leo_Ple1_pat1.1, whole genome shotgun sequence genome, one window contains:
- the CTXND2 gene encoding cortexin domain containing 2, which produces MDDSSLSSSIDVDKGFAIAFVVLLFLFLIVMIFRCAKLVKNPYEASSTTAEPSLS; this is translated from the coding sequence ATGGATGATTCGAGCCTGTCCAGCAGTATTGATGTAGACAAAGGCTTTGCCATCGCCTTTGTTGttcttctgtttctgttcctAATTGTGATGATTTTTCGGTGTGCCAAGTTGGTGAAGAACCCCTATGAGGCCAGCTCCACAACAGCAGAACCGTCGCTGAGCTGA